Proteins from a single region of Nodularia sp. LEGE 06071:
- a CDS encoding type II toxin-antitoxin system VapC family toxin, whose product MDASAVLALLNQETGSEEISQFIGNAAISAVHLSEVIAKLAEAGIPAEDIRQILGNLNLEVIPFNEEQALKAGMMRPATKSIGLSFGDRACLALGIFLNQPVLTTDRLWGSLSVGIEIRVVG is encoded by the coding sequence ATGGATGCATCTGCTGTTTTAGCTTTGCTCAATCAAGAAACTGGTAGCGAAGAAATTTCGCAGTTCATTGGCAATGCAGCTATTAGTGCTGTCCACTTATCCGAGGTTATAGCCAAGTTAGCAGAAGCAGGAATCCCGGCAGAAGATATTAGGCAAATTCTTGGCAATCTAAATCTTGAAGTTATTCCTTTTAATGAAGAACAAGCATTGAAGGCTGGAATGATGCGTCCAGCTACTAAATCAATCGGACTTTCATTTGGCGATCGCGCTTGTCTGGCATTAGGTATTTTTCTTAACCAACCTGTTCTCACCACTGATCGCTTATGGGGTAGCCTGAGTGTGGGAATAGAAATTCGAGTAGTGGGTTAG
- a CDS encoding DUF5615 family PIN-like protein, whose product MPISLYMDVHVPEAITSQLRRRGIDVLTALDDDTQELPDDKLLERVTELKLVLFTQDIRFRVLAETWQIAGKQFSGLIFGHQLGGTIGQFVKDLELIAKASDIEEWINAVEYIPFK is encoded by the coding sequence GTGCCTATTTCTCTATATATGGATGTTCATGTCCCTGAAGCTATCACATCACAATTGCGTCGTCGGGGTATAGATGTTTTAACCGCTTTGGACGATGATACGCAAGAACTCCCTGATGATAAATTATTAGAGAGAGTGACTGAACTTAAACTAGTCCTATTTACCCAAGACATCCGTTTTCGGGTCTTAGCTGAAACTTGGCAAATAGCAGGAAAACAGTTTTCAGGATTAATTTTTGGACATCAACTGGGTGGCACAATTGGTCAATTCGTTAAAGATTTAGAATTGATAGCAAAGGCTTCAGATATTGAGGAATGGATCAATGCCGTTGAGTATATTCCCTTCAAGTGA
- a CDS encoding DUF433 domain-containing protein: MLALSYPHIEKNEHQPARLQRFPRIRVAQIVMDYLAYGWSVEEMCRQHPYLSHAEAHAAMGYYFDHQEEVDQEIREEWEQVQETKNPSVQSPFYSRMKAKGLL; encoded by the coding sequence ATGTTAGCTCTGAGTTATCCACATATCGAAAAAAATGAGCATCAGCCGGCAAGATTACAGCGTTTTCCTCGGATTAGAGTAGCGCAAATCGTTATGGACTATCTTGCCTATGGTTGGTCAGTAGAAGAAATGTGTCGCCAACATCCTTATTTAAGCCACGCTGAAGCTCATGCGGCTATGGGTTATTATTTTGACCACCAAGAAGAGGTTGACCAAGAAATTAGGGAAGAATGGGAACAAGTTCAAGAAACCAAGAACCCATCAGTACAATCCCCTTTTTACAGCAGAATGAAAGCAAAAGGACTGCTGTAA
- a CDS encoding PIN domain-containing protein, producing the protein MKYLLDTDHISFLQRRSSSEFSRLTLRMAQHPITDFALSVVSFHEQVLGAHNFINRSQTNRDITRGYTLLLEILESFATAPILPFDAGAIAVFEELREQKVRIATMDLRIAAIAISRNLVLLTRNIGDFGKIPGLVTENWTI; encoded by the coding sequence GTGAAATATCTGCTTGATACCGATCACATCAGTTTTTTACAGCGTCGTTCTAGTTCAGAGTTTAGTCGATTAACCTTGAGGATGGCTCAACACCCAATCACTGATTTTGCTTTATCGGTGGTTAGTTTTCATGAGCAAGTCCTTGGTGCTCATAATTTCATCAATCGTTCCCAGACAAATCGGGATATTACTCGCGGATATACACTTTTATTAGAGATTCTAGAAAGTTTTGCAACTGCTCCCATCTTACCATTTGATGCTGGGGCGATCGCAGTATTTGAGGAATTGCGAGAACAAAAAGTTAGAATTGCTACGATGGATTTAAGAATTGCCGCGATCGCTATATCTCGTAATTTAGTATTATTGACCCGAAATATTGGTGACTTCGGCAAAATTCCAGGTTTAGTAACAGAAAATTGGACTATATAG
- a CDS encoding transferase hexapeptide repeat containing protein, protein MLDEATLERRLNTLEQAVFDLQHKLESKPISENWLEKLIGSVSDEEAFLEALEYGRAFRQSDKPVNEDDD, encoded by the coding sequence ATGTTAGACGAAGCAACTCTTGAACGACGTTTAAATACTCTTGAACAAGCGGTTTTTGACCTCCAGCATAAACTTGAAAGTAAGCCTATATCTGAGAACTGGCTAGAAAAACTCATTGGTTCTGTATCTGATGAGGAGGCTTTTCTGGAAGCTTTAGAATATGGACGTGCTTTTCGTCAGTCTGATAAACCTGTTAATGAGGATGACGATTAA
- a CDS encoding type II toxin-antitoxin system HicB family antitoxin: MFNCDEGGFVAEIPALRGCLTQGETLEETLQKLIIARKLWLETAEKYGHKLPDIESA, encoded by the coding sequence ATATTTAATTGTGATGAAGGTGGTTTTGTGGCTGAAATTCCAGCTTTACGCGGATGTTTAACACAAGGTGAAACTTTAGAAGAAACGTTACAAAAATTGATAATTGCGAGAAAATTATGGTTGGAAACAGCCGAGAAATACGGTCACAAACTACCAGACATTGAAAGTGCGTAG
- the serS gene encoding serine--tRNA ligase: MLDIKQIRENPQLIQERLNSRSGKYDIEPILQLDKQQRELEGTRSKLQARSNEIGKLVGQKIKSGTDSQSPEIQALRDEGNSVKAELSELEPQEKIIKAEIEHLVLALPNLPSEFTPLGTSENDNQEVRRWGDEYLPQNPKIIPHWEIGEKMGILNFERAVKVAQSRFVTLVGAGAALERALIQFMLKTQTEAGYVEVSPPLLVNTDALTGTGQLPKFAEESFKCADDELWLIPTAEVPVTNLYRGEILAAEELPIYHCAYTPCFRREAGSYGRDMRGLIRLHQFNKVELVKVVHPSSSFDELEKLVVNAEAILQALKLPYRVINLCTADLGFGATKTYDLEVWLPSSGKYREISSCSNCVDFQARRADIRFKEAGKKGTQFVHTLNGSGLAVGRTMAAILENYQQPDGTVKIPEVLQPYLDREVL; the protein is encoded by the coding sequence GTGCTGGATATTAAGCAAATACGGGAAAATCCCCAATTAATCCAAGAACGCTTGAACAGTCGTAGTGGTAAATACGACATTGAACCGATTTTACAGTTAGACAAGCAGCAACGAGAACTAGAAGGGACACGCAGTAAACTTCAAGCCCGCAGTAACGAAATTGGTAAGCTTGTAGGACAAAAGATTAAATCTGGTACTGATTCTCAATCTCCAGAAATTCAAGCCTTGCGGGACGAAGGTAACTCTGTTAAAGCTGAATTAAGTGAACTGGAACCCCAAGAAAAAATCATCAAAGCCGAAATTGAGCACCTGGTGTTAGCACTTCCTAATTTACCCAGTGAGTTCACACCTCTAGGCACAAGTGAAAATGATAATCAAGAGGTGCGACGCTGGGGTGATGAATATCTCCCGCAAAACCCGAAGATTATTCCCCATTGGGAAATCGGCGAAAAAATGGGGATTCTCAACTTTGAGCGAGCTGTGAAAGTTGCCCAAAGTCGATTTGTGACTCTCGTTGGTGCGGGTGCGGCTTTAGAAAGGGCATTAATTCAGTTTATGCTGAAGACGCAAACCGAAGCCGGCTATGTAGAAGTTAGTCCGCCTTTGTTAGTCAATACTGATGCTTTAACCGGAACCGGTCAGTTACCGAAGTTTGCGGAAGAAAGTTTTAAATGTGCTGATGATGAATTGTGGTTGATACCCACAGCAGAAGTTCCCGTAACTAACCTTTACCGGGGAGAAATTTTAGCTGCGGAAGAGTTACCAATTTATCACTGTGCTTATACTCCCTGTTTTCGTCGAGAAGCGGGAAGTTATGGGCGAGATATGCGGGGTTTAATTCGTCTGCATCAATTCAATAAAGTTGAGTTGGTGAAAGTTGTTCATCCCAGTTCTTCTTTTGATGAATTAGAAAAATTGGTAGTCAATGCCGAAGCAATTTTACAAGCTTTAAAGTTACCTTATCGGGTAATTAATTTATGTACTGCTGATTTAGGTTTTGGGGCAACGAAAACTTATGATTTAGAAGTATGGTTGCCTTCTTCTGGGAAGTATCGAGAAATTTCCAGTTGTTCTAATTGTGTTGATTTCCAAGCACGTCGGGCGGATATTCGCTTTAAGGAAGCTGGTAAGAAGGGGACGCAGTTTGTCCATACTTTAAACGGTTCTGGTTTAGCTGTGGGCAGAACTATGGCGGCGATTTTGGAGAATTATCAGCAACCAGATGGGACGGTTAAAATACCGGAGGTGTTGCAACCTTATTTGGATAGGGAGGTTTTGTAG
- a CDS encoding DUF3611 family protein, with amino-acid sequence MSQNPDSPSSSSTLRAIAQTFRMTGWISFWIQLVLGVVSAIIVLLFAIFSQQRNSTGNNPGSGFGVFLAVCGILILGGGIYIAFRYTRIGNQLQSSNPSNRPRKSESLQVLRLGLWINLVGMLVTLLGSQAIVGTLVARSISPQAATTQLFDPTRIISGLDMLVVQANINTVSAHFAGLVVSIWLLNRITRT; translated from the coding sequence ATGTCACAAAACCCCGACAGCCCATCGTCTTCATCTACTCTCCGCGCGATCGCCCAAACCTTTCGGATGACAGGTTGGATTAGCTTTTGGATTCAATTAGTCCTCGGTGTTGTTTCTGCCATTATTGTGCTGCTATTTGCCATCTTTAGTCAGCAACGAAATAGCACAGGCAATAATCCTGGGAGTGGGTTTGGCGTATTTTTAGCAGTTTGCGGAATTCTGATTTTAGGTGGCGGCATTTATATAGCTTTTCGATATACCAGAATTGGTAACCAATTGCAATCCTCAAATCCCAGTAACCGCCCTCGAAAAAGTGAGAGCTTGCAAGTACTACGCCTGGGACTGTGGATTAATTTAGTCGGAATGCTCGTGACCTTATTGGGTTCACAAGCGATCGTGGGGACATTGGTAGCCAGGTCTATATCTCCCCAAGCAGCAACTACTCAATTATTTGACCCCACGCGGATTATTAGCGGTCTAGATATGCTTGTCGTACAGGCAAATATCAATACTGTCTCAGCCCACTTTGCAGGGCTTGTAGTGTCCATTTGGCTGCTTAATCGCATTACCCGGACTTGA
- a CDS encoding PadR family transcriptional regulator yields the protein MKLEDIYQFFENPPPTYLCQELAVCYILDILLQGESYGTELIQRLETEYPTYRLSDTVLYSAIKFLEDERAITGYWKKLEGRGRPRRMYQVSPEWQERSQSLAHLWHDYSKGRTN from the coding sequence ATGAAACTTGAGGATATATATCAATTCTTTGAGAATCCTCCGCCAACTTATCTCTGTCAGGAACTAGCAGTTTGCTACATTTTGGATATTTTATTACAAGGTGAATCCTACGGAACTGAGTTGATCCAGCGATTGGAAACTGAATACCCTACCTATCGGCTTTCGGATACTGTACTTTATAGTGCGATCAAATTTCTCGAAGACGAAAGGGCGATTACTGGGTATTGGAAGAAACTCGAAGGGCGAGGTCGCCCCAGGCGGATGTACCAAGTTTCTCCAGAATGGCAAGAACGATCACAAAGTTTGGCCCATCTTTGGCATGATTACAGCAAGGGGAGAACAAATTAA
- a CDS encoding cofactor assembly of complex C subunit B, with protein sequence MDTAIVPSTLLLTLLLSVGLFFFIRASTKDRTTKAQLVSEQDENALMSKVKEYFRSRSYQVAAIDREKNQVIFEGFVQPSWFLAVFLTLLASAGMACLALVLSLLFPNFGTWFLALVLLSPLSGLFYWQKAGRFEKVSFQIEKATQGELSSPSKITIIAHRDELMELQRALQLKSAD encoded by the coding sequence ATGGATACTGCAATTGTGCCATCTACATTGCTGCTCACCTTGTTGTTATCAGTTGGGCTGTTTTTCTTTATTCGGGCTTCCACCAAAGACCGCACAACAAAAGCACAACTTGTCTCTGAACAAGACGAAAATGCTTTAATGTCGAAGGTTAAGGAGTATTTTCGCTCACGTTCTTACCAAGTAGCAGCAATTGACCGAGAAAAAAATCAAGTCATTTTTGAAGGTTTTGTGCAACCTAGCTGGTTTTTAGCTGTGTTTTTAACACTGCTGGCATCTGCGGGTATGGCCTGTCTGGCATTGGTTTTATCGCTGCTGTTTCCTAATTTCGGTACTTGGTTTCTCGCATTGGTACTACTTTCACCTTTGAGCGGTCTGTTTTATTGGCAAAAAGCTGGAAGATTTGAGAAGGTATCGTTCCAGATAGAAAAAGCAACCCAAGGTGAACTTAGTTCTCCTAGTAAAATTACTATAATTGCCCATCGAGATGAACTGATGGAGTTACAGAGGGCTTTACAATTAAAATCTGCTGATTGA
- a CDS encoding DUF3155 domain-containing protein, which produces MARRRKRKSRRRQEGRRILEHVPQYSIESGEEKPVTAARKFIQAEGIAPPALLLVKRNEHTTDRYFWAEKGLFGAQYVEENHFLFPSLRTLESPAGMEPVAMASR; this is translated from the coding sequence TTGGCAAGAAGACGTAAGCGGAAAAGTCGTCGTCGCCAAGAAGGGCGACGCATTCTAGAACACGTGCCTCAATATAGCATCGAAAGTGGCGAAGAAAAACCGGTAACAGCAGCGAGAAAATTCATTCAAGCTGAAGGGATCGCGCCACCAGCATTGCTACTTGTAAAGCGAAATGAACACACTACAGACCGTTATTTCTGGGCAGAAAAGGGACTGTTTGGCGCTCAATACGTAGAAGAAAACCATTTCTTGTTTCCCAGCCTGCGGACATTAGAATCTCCAGCAGGTATGGAACCAGTAGCTATGGCTAGCCGCTAA
- a CDS encoding sensor histidine kinase, with product MLMSASSDFVALCREQIALLTQGLGASLSVVYLTQELVDAPASEAKLIPVVVFPETAVLRLGEEIAESTVADVLVLPQQQSKLLTAGTGSPISSQETTKPDAEQPDLKAESRLSEHQIVLPLIHEGVMMGLLVTGREDRDWNEKEQSEIQKIVQTLAIACILDQRRAWLQHQLHQQQILQEQQRDLLDNLLHQFRNPLTALRTFGKLLLKRLRPGDPNHDVGANIVRESDRLEELLRQFDQVIDWTEADFAPLSLPEQEVFVEATVEREPKPALLLPGTGEKETDCFVVDLLTPLLVSAKAIAQDRHLQLKTEIPRNLPLVQANVKALQEVLSNIIDNALKYTPPGGKIVIQVGQEKAHFQGIAISNTGSGIPLEDLAHLGERHYRGVQAQTEIPGSGLGLAIAKQLITQMQGEIEIFSPAINSTMSSTDAPGTTFIIWLPMRKQGSRAQGSREQGAGGKDYEFPMTNDQ from the coding sequence ATGTTAATGTCTGCCAGTTCAGATTTTGTTGCTCTATGCCGAGAGCAAATAGCACTGCTAACCCAAGGGCTGGGCGCATCTTTAAGTGTTGTTTACTTAACACAAGAATTGGTAGATGCTCCTGCTAGTGAGGCCAAACTAATTCCTGTGGTGGTTTTCCCGGAGACAGCAGTATTACGATTAGGGGAAGAAATAGCTGAGTCCACTGTTGCGGATGTTTTGGTACTACCTCAGCAACAGAGTAAGTTATTGACAGCTGGGACGGGATCACCTATTTCATCACAGGAGACAACGAAACCAGATGCTGAACAACCGGATTTAAAAGCGGAATCTCGGCTGAGTGAACACCAAATTGTGTTGCCTCTAATTCATGAGGGTGTGATGATGGGGCTATTGGTGACGGGTAGAGAAGATAGGGATTGGAATGAAAAAGAGCAAAGCGAAATTCAGAAAATAGTCCAGACGCTAGCGATCGCCTGTATTCTAGATCAACGTCGCGCCTGGTTACAGCATCAGCTACATCAACAACAAATTCTCCAAGAACAGCAGCGAGATTTACTCGATAACCTCCTGCACCAGTTTCGTAACCCTTTAACGGCATTACGTACCTTTGGCAAACTGCTATTAAAACGGCTGCGACCAGGTGATCCCAACCATGATGTCGGAGCGAATATCGTCCGGGAAAGCGATCGCCTGGAAGAATTGCTGCGACAATTTGATCAAGTAATTGACTGGACAGAGGCAGATTTCGCGCCGTTGTCATTGCCTGAACAGGAAGTATTTGTAGAAGCAACTGTGGAAAGAGAACCTAAACCAGCACTATTATTGCCGGGAACGGGAGAAAAAGAAACTGATTGCTTTGTAGTGGATTTATTAACACCATTATTAGTGTCAGCGAAAGCCATAGCACAGGATCGCCATCTACAACTGAAAACAGAAATCCCGCGGAATTTGCCCCTGGTACAGGCTAATGTCAAAGCCTTACAAGAAGTATTGAGCAATATCATTGATAATGCTCTAAAATACACTCCACCGGGCGGTAAGATTGTCATTCAGGTAGGGCAAGAAAAAGCTCATTTTCAAGGAATTGCTATTAGTAATACTGGGTCTGGGATTCCACTAGAAGATTTAGCACATTTGGGAGAACGCCATTATCGGGGAGTACAAGCGCAAACTGAAATTCCTGGTAGTGGTTTGGGGCTAGCGATCGCCAAGCAATTAATCACACAAATGCAGGGCGAAATTGAAATTTTCAGCCCTGCAATTAATTCAACTATGTCTTCAACCGATGCACCCGGAACTACTTTTATAATTTGGTTACCTATGAGGAAGCAGGGGAGCAGGGCGCAGGGGAGCAGGGAGCAGGGAGCAGGGGGGAAAGATTATGAATTCCCAATGACCAATGACCAATGA
- a CDS encoding S-layer homology domain-containing protein: protein MLHLNGWKSGTAALMALSVTAGTVAPLITAAPSLAQTAQTSFSDVQSNYWAAPFIAQLSQRGVIAGFPDGSFRPEQAVTRAQFAAMINNAFSKAAERQAINFVDVPSNFWASNAIRQSYTIGFLSGYPGNRFEPNQAIPRQQVLVALANGLDYSPTANTQTTLQTFSDNFNIADWARSPVAAATEQGMVVNYPNVQFLNPTATATRAQVAAFIYQALVRSGQASAINSPYIVALQPTTPTPVSVTIPQGTAIPVKYDQAEKILVTKDETAPLTLTVDQSVVTQEGTVVIPAGSRVVGKLQPAQGGSQFVAEKLILTTGEEYPINASSEVITKTETIRKGTSTSGIIKNTVLGAGAAAAVSAVTGDRAVATEEVLGGAAIGGLIGLFFGRNSVDLITIAPNTDLQMTINQQFLVSVK from the coding sequence ATGTTACATTTAAATGGTTGGAAATCTGGAACTGCTGCACTTATGGCTTTGAGCGTCACAGCAGGCACTGTAGCACCCTTGATCACAGCTGCACCATCTTTAGCTCAAACCGCTCAAACCAGCTTTTCTGATGTTCAGTCTAACTATTGGGCAGCACCGTTCATTGCACAATTGTCACAAAGAGGAGTAATTGCTGGTTTTCCTGATGGTAGTTTCCGTCCCGAACAAGCAGTAACCCGCGCTCAATTTGCGGCAATGATTAACAACGCTTTCTCAAAAGCAGCAGAACGGCAAGCAATTAATTTTGTGGATGTCCCCAGTAATTTTTGGGCATCTAATGCGATTCGACAATCCTATACCATCGGCTTCTTATCAGGATATCCCGGTAATCGCTTTGAGCCTAATCAAGCTATTCCCCGCCAACAGGTTTTGGTGGCTTTAGCCAACGGTCTCGATTATTCGCCCACTGCTAATACCCAAACCACGCTGCAAACTTTCAGTGATAACTTTAATATTGCTGACTGGGCGCGTAGTCCCGTCGCCGCCGCCACTGAACAGGGAATGGTAGTGAACTATCCTAACGTTCAGTTCCTGAATCCCACTGCAACAGCCACACGCGCACAGGTAGCAGCTTTTATCTATCAGGCTTTAGTCCGTTCTGGTCAAGCCTCAGCAATTAATTCTCCCTATATCGTCGCTCTGCAACCTACCACACCCACACCTGTATCTGTGACCATTCCCCAAGGAACTGCTATTCCTGTGAAGTATGATCAGGCAGAAAAAATTCTGGTGACCAAAGATGAAACAGCACCTTTGACTTTGACAGTAGACCAAAGTGTAGTGACCCAAGAAGGAACTGTAGTTATTCCGGCTGGTAGTCGAGTTGTTGGTAAACTCCAACCAGCTCAAGGCGGTTCTCAATTCGTGGCGGAAAAACTCATTTTGACCACAGGTGAAGAGTATCCGATTAACGCTTCTTCAGAAGTAATTACTAAAACTGAAACCATTAGAAAGGGTACTAGCACCAGTGGAATTATCAAGAATACTGTATTAGGTGCTGGTGCTGCGGCTGCGGTGTCTGCTGTCACAGGCGATCGCGCAGTCGCTACAGAAGAAGTCCTGGGTGGTGCGGCTATCGGTGGTTTGATTGGTCTGTTCTTTGGTAGAAACAGCGTTGACTTAATCACCATCGCACCAAATACCGATTTACAAATGACAATCAATCAACAGTTCCTAGTTTCAGTTAAATAG
- a CDS encoding conjugal transfer protein TrbI, translated as MTTLHQWKSKTAALMTMAITTTAVAPMMAFAPAHAQYNIGQPRSIGQQSRTVTIPANANVSFPVRSDKEQVVVTRGESLDLTLKISSDITDSQRNVLIPRETEVVGRLEPVYFNGTNRNNDNIRGVQFVARELVFPSGRRQPINASSGIVTRTEKVSRNNSGKILTDAAIGAGAATAISLITGNRRIEILEPVGGAAAGALASVLLRKEQAEVFVLRPEQDLRLALNSNLVIERY; from the coding sequence ATGACTACCCTGCATCAATGGAAATCTAAAACCGCCGCACTCATGACAATGGCAATTACTACCACTGCCGTTGCTCCCATGATGGCCTTTGCTCCTGCTCATGCTCAGTATAATATTGGGCAACCGAGATCAATTGGGCAACAATCGAGAACAGTCACAATTCCTGCTAACGCCAACGTCAGTTTTCCTGTGAGATCCGACAAAGAGCAAGTGGTTGTGACTCGTGGGGAATCATTAGACCTGACATTGAAAATTTCCAGCGACATCACCGATAGTCAGAGAAATGTCTTAATTCCTAGAGAGACTGAAGTTGTAGGACGGCTAGAACCTGTCTATTTCAATGGTACAAACAGAAATAATGACAATATCAGAGGTGTGCAATTCGTAGCACGGGAATTAGTCTTTCCCTCTGGCCGTCGCCAGCCAATTAATGCTTCTTCTGGGATAGTGACCAGAACCGAAAAAGTTAGCCGCAATAATAGCGGCAAAATATTGACAGATGCGGCTATTGGTGCTGGTGCTGCTACGGCAATTTCATTAATTACAGGTAACCGCAGAATTGAAATTTTAGAACCTGTGGGTGGTGCGGCGGCTGGTGCTTTAGCCAGTGTCCTGCTACGGAAAGAACAAGCTGAGGTATTCGTCTTAAGACCAGAACAAGATTTGCGACTGGCACTTAATTCTAATTTAGTCATAGAGCGTTATTAA